A window of the Butyricimonas virosa genome harbors these coding sequences:
- a CDS encoding ABC transporter permease, with amino-acid sequence MMKHIFTLFLNQKRRYGGMLAEQMLVFFVLLFCFVIVGEKIAQYFSPGILNTKNTFKCMLLPVSPSEYLSSSELQQKMDRVVEKVRKSSMVIAFGKSKWLVPYTCPEEMYLSDSIQIGTRKIHVFLKFADNYMNQVFQLQMEEGEWLTDELLEDGSCPAVITSQLMQELGWSRGIGKRIHYKGTVFTIVGIVTGIKQEPLKASRPTMIVPNRIQPDQWFEYMVRVKEGETDNFRNLMNKEFNLMMGKEPVRLSFGNIEKWKLNDMRDVFITLLGIGIPTIFLFLFAFIGTFGLFWLYSSKRRKEFALRIVVGATPRGLYRFVVSESLLLSVLALLPGIVLFCFVYPFDPVHLSALGCACLVMILFSVFSAWWPAYKVARVNPVEAMREE; translated from the coding sequence ATGATGAAACATATTTTTACGTTGTTTTTAAATCAAAAAAGGAGATATGGGGGAATGCTTGCAGAGCAGATGCTTGTGTTTTTTGTATTATTATTTTGTTTTGTTATTGTCGGAGAGAAGATTGCTCAATATTTTTCACCGGGGATATTGAATACAAAGAATACGTTTAAATGTATGCTACTTCCCGTTTCACCCTCGGAATATCTTTCGTCTTCGGAATTGCAGCAAAAAATGGATCGTGTTGTTGAAAAGGTTCGAAAATCTTCTATGGTGATTGCTTTTGGAAAAAGTAAATGGTTGGTTCCTTATACCTGTCCCGAAGAGATGTACTTGAGTGATTCTATCCAAATAGGAACGAGAAAGATTCATGTTTTTTTGAAATTTGCGGATAACTATATGAATCAAGTTTTTCAATTACAAATGGAAGAGGGAGAGTGGTTGACGGATGAACTGTTGGAGGATGGAAGCTGCCCGGCTGTGATAACCAGTCAGTTGATGCAGGAACTTGGTTGGTCACGAGGGATCGGTAAGAGAATACATTATAAAGGAACCGTGTTTACGATTGTAGGCATAGTGACGGGAATTAAGCAGGAGCCATTAAAGGCTTCTCGGCCTACGATGATCGTACCCAATCGTATACAGCCGGATCAGTGGTTTGAATATATGGTTCGTGTAAAAGAGGGTGAGACGGATAATTTTCGGAATTTGATGAACAAAGAATTTAATCTGATGATGGGAAAGGAGCCTGTAAGATTATCTTTTGGAAATATCGAAAAGTGGAAACTGAATGATATGCGAGATGTTTTTATTACCTTACTTGGTATAGGGATTCCGACGATTTTTCTTTTTTTATTCGCATTCATCGGGACTTTTGGATTGTTCTGGCTTTATTCTTCCAAACGGCGGAAAGAGTTTGCCTTGCGAATTGTGGTAGGTGCCACGCCCCGAGGGTTATATCGTTTTGTGGTAAGCGAGAGCTTGTTGCTTTCGGTGTTGGCGTTGCTGCCGGGGATAGTTTTATTTTGTTTTGTTTATCCGTTCGACCCGGTTCATTTGTCGGCGTTAGGGTGTGCTTGCTTGGTGATGATTTTGTTCTCGGTGTTTAGTGCTTGGTGGCCGGCTTATAAAGTGGCACGGGTGAATCCCGTGGAGGCGATGCGAGAGGAATAA
- a CDS encoding TolC family protein, whose protein sequence is MKGLFIWWCLLSVLPVAAQQEQKVVSLGEAIRLAREQSLDAMVAKSRLRSAYWQYRNYRADLLPNVTLTGTLPSFNRTLSSYLKEDGTYKYISSNSISEQLALSVTQNIPLTGGALSLQSQVERVDQLDGDKTTEYMSVPFNVIFSQPLITANPLKWSMRIEPEKYKQAQQQFAVNMENVAIQAISYYFDLLLAMINVDIDRQNLKNSEKLMQIAQGKRERGLISDNDLLQLKLNYLNASSSLIQTEQAYEQKMFALRNYLGYNERVVIIPDMPEECPEVEVTFKQVMELATRNNPFRYDVVCRMLQARQQVAQAKAGRGFKADVYASIGFTGSDRSFKETYRNLRNREAVSLGISIPILNWGKGRGQVELARSQAEITRVQLEKETLNFEQDVMTAVKQYQEQNRLNEIVRLADTVARKRYKTAYETFVLGQISVLDLNAAQTEQDNARRTYVSQLYSSWVYFYTLRGLTLYDFEKREDIIYQQEKY, encoded by the coding sequence ATGAAAGGATTGTTTATATGGTGGTGTTTACTGAGTGTTTTACCTGTTGCGGCTCAACAGGAGCAAAAAGTTGTTTCTTTGGGGGAAGCGATTCGTCTGGCACGGGAGCAGTCGCTGGATGCGATGGTGGCAAAGAGCCGGTTACGGTCGGCATACTGGCAATATCGAAATTACAGGGCAGATTTGTTGCCCAACGTGACGTTGACGGGAACATTACCGAGTTTTAACAGGACGTTATCGAGTTATTTGAAAGAGGATGGGACGTATAAGTATATTTCCAGTAATTCGATTTCGGAGCAGTTGGCGTTGTCGGTGACGCAGAATATTCCGTTGACGGGAGGAGCGTTGTCCCTACAATCACAGGTGGAGCGGGTGGATCAGTTGGATGGTGACAAGACTACGGAGTATATGAGCGTGCCGTTTAACGTGATTTTTTCGCAACCGTTGATCACGGCAAATCCCTTGAAGTGGAGTATGAGGATCGAACCGGAGAAATACAAGCAAGCTCAGCAGCAGTTTGCCGTGAACATGGAAAACGTGGCGATACAAGCTATATCGTATTATTTCGATTTGTTGCTGGCAATGATTAACGTGGATATTGATCGGCAGAATTTGAAAAATTCGGAAAAACTGATGCAGATAGCACAGGGAAAACGGGAAAGGGGATTGATTTCCGATAATGATTTGTTGCAGTTGAAGTTGAATTACTTGAATGCCTCGTCTTCACTGATTCAGACGGAACAGGCTTACGAGCAAAAGATGTTTGCTTTGCGTAATTATCTGGGGTATAACGAACGGGTGGTGATTATTCCCGATATGCCGGAAGAGTGTCCGGAAGTCGAGGTGACGTTTAAGCAGGTCATGGAGCTGGCGACCAGGAATAATCCTTTCCGTTATGACGTGGTTTGCCGGATGCTGCAAGCACGTCAGCAGGTGGCACAGGCGAAAGCGGGGAGAGGGTTCAAGGCGGACGTTTACGCTTCTATCGGGTTCACGGGAAGTGACAGGTCCTTCAAGGAAACCTACCGGAATTTGCGTAACCGGGAGGCGGTCAGTTTGGGAATAAGTATTCCGATATTGAACTGGGGAAAAGGACGAGGACAGGTGGAGTTGGCTCGCTCGCAAGCCGAGATTACACGGGTGCAGTTGGAGAAAGAAACATTGAATTTCGAGCAAGATGTGATGACGGCAGTGAAACAATATCAGGAACAGAATCGGTTGAACGAGATCGTGCGTTTGGCGGATACTGTCGCCCGCAAACGTTACAAGACGGCATATGAGACTTTCGTGTTGGGGCAGATCAGCGTGTTGGATTTGAATGCCGCGCAGACGGAACAGGATAATGCCCGGCGTACTTATGTTAGTCAGCTGTATTCGTCATGGGTGTATTTTTATACTTTACGCGGGTTGACTCTGTATGATTTCGAAAAGAGAGAAGATATAATTTATCAACAAGAAAAATATTAG
- a CDS encoding ABC transporter permease, producing MERIRIYFKPIWYNIVRHKAYAGFCVLGTMLTFVFITILLQVAYVILCDTAPAIAADRIVSVPFVLRDNKGEAVKGLNRSDIRTLMNNVREDVRYTSYHYEAVDIMVNGRYDEYGIYFVDRDYWNVFQFEFVQGHFFTEGEMQMPCVIVNENFVRSFFPDKSVINKEIQIEGNTYRITGVVADVSYFAPQGKASLWVPEKFSKNESNDWVETYILYPENMDAETMVRSVTNAYQFFVKTYYNIDKSVSVRQISTEKQFIRKMYGGDLFLSGVGVMIFILLVVPVLNIVLLSMANTSVQTREIGLKRALGASKRTSFLFILVENLLLVITGTVLGILLTVPVCRGIDWIVFSNSIEGQMMLLPRLNWTIIFISVLPLALLFSFLSGGIPAYLTVKRPIIDMLKGGMK from the coding sequence ATGGAAAGGATAAGGATATATTTCAAGCCAATCTGGTATAATATAGTACGTCATAAGGCGTATGCCGGGTTTTGCGTGCTCGGGACGATGCTGACATTCGTGTTCATCACGATATTGTTGCAAGTGGCGTACGTTATATTGTGTGATACGGCTCCGGCTATTGCAGCGGATCGAATTGTAAGTGTTCCTTTCGTGTTGAGAGATAACAAGGGAGAGGCCGTGAAAGGTCTGAACAGGTCGGATATTCGAACGTTGATGAATAATGTGAGAGAGGATGTCCGTTACACGTCTTATCATTATGAAGCGGTAGATATTATGGTGAATGGACGATATGATGAGTATGGTATTTATTTTGTCGATCGCGATTATTGGAACGTGTTCCAGTTTGAGTTTGTGCAAGGCCATTTTTTCACGGAAGGCGAGATGCAGATGCCTTGTGTGATCGTGAATGAGAATTTCGTGAGAAGTTTTTTCCCGGATAAATCGGTTATCAACAAGGAAATTCAGATTGAAGGTAACACGTATAGGATTACCGGTGTGGTAGCAGATGTTTCCTATTTTGCTCCACAGGGAAAGGCTTCTTTATGGGTCCCTGAGAAGTTTAGTAAAAATGAATCAAATGATTGGGTGGAAACTTATATTCTTTATCCGGAAAACATGGATGCGGAAACAATGGTTCGAAGTGTAACTAATGCCTATCAATTTTTTGTTAAGACATATTATAATATAGATAAGAGTGTCTCCGTGAGGCAGATTAGCACGGAGAAACAGTTTATTCGGAAAATGTACGGGGGTGATTTATTTCTCTCCGGGGTGGGGGTGATGATTTTTATACTTTTGGTCGTACCCGTTTTGAATATTGTTTTGTTGAGTATGGCCAATACAAGTGTACAAACAAGAGAAATAGGGCTTAAACGTGCGTTAGGCGCCAGTAAAAGAACGTCTTTTTTATTTATTCTGGTAGAAAATCTTTTACTGGTTATTACGGGTACTGTTTTGGGTATTCTGTTGACGGTTCCCGTGTGTCGCGGAATTGACTGGATCGTGTTTTCGAACAGTATCGAGGGGCAGATGATGTTATTACCGAGATTGAATTGGACCATTATTTTCATCAGTGTATTGCCTTTGGCTTTGTTGTTTTCTTTCCTGTCGGGGGGAATTCCCGCATATTTGACAGTGAAACGTCCTATTATAGATATGTTGAAAGGAGGTATGAAATGA
- a CDS encoding ABC transporter permease: protein MIRHVFKIVRNSWKIFCGIFIEQAVVFVVLMLVVVSVFGILYKIYSPGLLNTDNSVCFGYMLSEINDNTGEVDKRVDILIDNLKKLDCVVGITQSMAMIPYMRTNAWYDSVRIDGKIYRVNYKGAEEEAYKVFCPDVVEGKWLTDDRLEDGSFACVVTKQLVDELQWSQAIGHKFFMGRNDLTVVGVISGIKHQVLLASEPTVIMPCNAMGYNNMFRELCARVYPGREKEFIMAYYKEFQRLIPVQEAQPFAMDMKFAKGASYNTALVYIMLQAVPTIFLFVFAFIGTFGLFMQNSERRAREYALRLALGATPRRLLEFVMLESVVVTLLACLPGVLLSVFIYEYTLPEWIGVCVTILVMVVFSMLSTWYPAYRVTKVNPAVTLK from the coding sequence ATGATCAGGCATGTATTTAAAATAGTCAGGAATTCCTGGAAGATCTTTTGCGGGATTTTCATCGAGCAAGCGGTCGTTTTTGTCGTGTTGATGTTGGTGGTCGTTTCTGTTTTTGGAATTTTATACAAGATATATTCACCGGGATTATTGAATACGGATAACTCGGTTTGTTTCGGGTATATGCTTTCGGAAATAAACGATAATACGGGGGAGGTCGATAAACGTGTTGATATTTTGATAGATAATTTGAAGAAGTTGGATTGTGTGGTCGGGATTACGCAGAGTATGGCGATGATTCCATATATGAGAACTAATGCTTGGTATGATAGCGTGCGTATTGATGGAAAGATATATCGTGTGAATTATAAAGGAGCTGAAGAGGAGGCTTACAAGGTGTTTTGTCCGGACGTTGTGGAGGGGAAATGGCTCACGGATGACAGGTTGGAGGATGGTTCATTTGCCTGTGTGGTCACGAAACAATTAGTTGATGAATTGCAGTGGTCACAAGCTATTGGACATAAGTTTTTTATGGGTAGAAATGACCTTACTGTAGTTGGTGTGATTTCAGGGATAAAGCATCAGGTTCTTTTGGCTTCAGAGCCGACTGTTATTATGCCATGTAATGCTATGGGATATAACAATATGTTCCGGGAACTTTGTGCACGTGTATATCCGGGTAGAGAGAAAGAGTTTATCATGGCTTATTATAAAGAATTTCAACGGTTGATACCTGTTCAAGAAGCTCAACCTTTTGCGATGGATATGAAATTTGCTAAAGGAGCTTCATATAATACAGCGCTTGTATATATCATGTTGCAAGCCGTTCCCACGATATTCCTGTTCGTTTTTGCGTTTATTGGTACGTTTGGCTTGTTTATGCAGAATTCGGAAAGGCGGGCACGTGAATATGCTTTGAGGTTGGCCTTGGGAGCGACTCCCCGCAGGTTACTCGAGTTCGTGATGCTGGAGAGTGTTGTCGTTACTTTACTGGCTTGTTTGCCCGGGGTGCTCTTGTCTGTGTTTATTTATGAGTATACTTTACCGGAATGGATAGGGGTGTGTGTAACGATTCTTGTTATGGTTGTGTTTTCGATGTTGAGTACTTGGTATCCGGCTTACCGGGTGACGAAGGTAAACCCGGCGGTGACTTTGAAGTAA
- a CDS encoding ABC transporter permease has translation MDKWKNYLRSALCSIKHNKVYALFCVVGTAFTFVFIIIMLQLVYDTTSNKAPFVNGDRTIVFNTFQDVKGRNVGGIYSGSTAWLMERIREKEDYFMYYNSVGEVAVNDVCKTFPFAFVNGGYWKVHQFNFVEGRSFTEQECLNKDAYVVLREDMAETFFKSGHAVGQKMEIQGRDYTVIGVVRNFSTYATITEGIWIPYVFNSFSPRGFGHYDLGVLFPRDVPVQNMKESVVVAVKDYWRQINMNVDVKPENLYTFREARIDNFGSDLYAYGIPVAILLLLLIPAINIVTLNMANVDNYSDEIALKRALGAGLWDSFMQVISEIALLVIVGAILGIFLTYPIADWISGSFFNNGDEWQVSLIENLDYLVILCGVFPLSLLFTLLSGGIPAYIIARKNIATVLKGGSK, from the coding sequence ATGGATAAATGGAAGAATTATTTAAGATCAGCGTTGTGTAGTATCAAACATAATAAAGTGTACGCTTTGTTTTGCGTGGTTGGTACGGCATTTACATTCGTGTTCATTATTATCATGCTTCAACTTGTGTATGATACAACCAGTAATAAGGCTCCTTTTGTGAATGGTGATCGGACAATCGTGTTCAACACTTTTCAAGATGTGAAAGGACGGAATGTTGGAGGCATATACTCGGGGAGTACGGCTTGGCTGATGGAAAGAATCCGGGAAAAAGAAGATTATTTCATGTATTATAATAGTGTTGGAGAGGTCGCTGTAAATGATGTATGTAAGACATTTCCTTTTGCTTTTGTAAATGGAGGTTATTGGAAGGTTCATCAGTTTAATTTTGTCGAAGGGCGTTCTTTCACGGAACAGGAATGTTTGAATAAAGATGCGTATGTCGTGTTGAGGGAGGATATGGCGGAGACGTTTTTCAAGAGCGGACATGCTGTTGGACAGAAGATGGAAATCCAAGGGAGGGATTACACGGTCATCGGTGTCGTACGTAATTTTTCGACCTATGCGACTATTACAGAGGGAATATGGATTCCTTATGTTTTTAATAGTTTTTCGCCCCGTGGATTTGGGCATTACGATTTGGGTGTTTTGTTTCCCCGGGATGTTCCAGTTCAAAATATGAAAGAAAGTGTTGTTGTGGCGGTAAAGGATTATTGGAGGCAAATAAATATGAACGTGGATGTGAAACCGGAGAATTTATACACATTTCGGGAGGCAAGAATTGATAATTTCGGTTCTGATTTGTATGCTTACGGGATTCCCGTGGCTATTCTCTTATTGCTACTTATTCCTGCGATAAATATTGTTACCTTGAACATGGCGAACGTGGATAATTATTCGGATGAAATCGCGTTGAAACGAGCTTTGGGAGCTGGGCTTTGGGATTCGTTCATGCAGGTGATCTCCGAGATCGCTCTGTTGGTGATTGTCGGGGCTATTTTAGGTATATTCCTAACGTACCCGATAGCGGATTGGATCAGCGGGTCGTTTTTTAATAACGGAGACGAGTGGCAAGTATCGTTAATTGAGAATTTGGATTATTTGGTTATTTTATGTGGGGTGTTTCCTCTCTCGTTGTTATTTACATTATTATCCGGTGGGATTCCGGCATATATTATTGCCCGGAAGAATATAGCCACGGTTTTGAAAGGAGGTTCTAAATGA
- a CDS encoding efflux RND transporter periplasmic adaptor subunit, which produces MDQAISPEIKRRRKRKMIVKVSMIVVIGVGVFSFLVNMFQPKIRGAEVNFGVVDEGAVEVSVYATGKVVPFAEEVITSPVSSKVLEVYKKSGDRVRKDEPLLQLDLETIRTEYETKKESLEMQLNKLDLQRKTIASDLAEMKMQVDIDEMMLKRTLVSLNNERYLDSIGASTREKVREAELNYTVKQMQLEQLKRKYENKKSTSRSEIRSLELDYKIAKRNMDLLFKTLGEAQVMAPRSATLTWINDQVGASVSQGSNLAILSDLSSFKVEGEIADSYADKITAGNRVNVVIGGEKLSGTVGNVTPSVNNGVIKFVVFLDDQGNTRLRSGLKVDVHVTHAMKDETLRLPTGAYYMGRGDYDLWVVNGGRVEKRKVMLGESGFEYVEVLQGLTGGEKVIISDMGRYRDKEVLYVR; this is translated from the coding sequence ATGGATCAGGCAATATCTCCGGAGATAAAAAGACGACGTAAGCGGAAGATGATCGTGAAAGTTTCTATGATCGTGGTCATAGGCGTGGGGGTGTTTTCTTTTTTGGTTAATATGTTTCAACCCAAGATTCGAGGGGCGGAGGTGAATTTCGGAGTGGTGGACGAGGGGGCCGTGGAGGTATCCGTGTATGCAACGGGGAAGGTGGTTCCTTTTGCGGAAGAGGTCATCACTTCTCCGGTGTCTTCGAAGGTGTTGGAAGTGTACAAGAAGTCGGGTGACCGGGTTCGGAAGGATGAACCGTTGTTGCAGTTGGATTTGGAAACGATACGGACAGAGTACGAGACAAAGAAGGAGTCGTTGGAGATGCAATTAAATAAATTGGATTTGCAGCGTAAAACGATAGCGAGTGATTTGGCGGAAATGAAGATGCAGGTGGACATCGACGAGATGATGTTGAAACGAACTTTGGTGTCGCTGAATAACGAGCGCTATTTGGATAGTATCGGGGCCAGTACGAGGGAAAAGGTGCGGGAGGCAGAATTGAATTACACGGTGAAGCAGATGCAACTGGAGCAATTGAAACGTAAATATGAAAATAAAAAGAGCACTTCACGGTCGGAGATTCGCTCGCTGGAGTTGGATTACAAGATCGCCAAAAGGAATATGGATTTGTTGTTCAAGACGCTTGGGGAGGCACAGGTGATGGCTCCTCGTTCGGCCACGTTGACCTGGATTAACGATCAGGTCGGGGCTTCCGTTTCGCAGGGAAGTAATTTGGCGATATTGTCTGATTTGTCGAGTTTTAAGGTGGAGGGTGAGATTGCCGACAGTTATGCGGATAAGATTACCGCAGGGAACCGGGTGAACGTGGTGATCGGTGGAGAGAAGCTTTCGGGTACCGTGGGGAATGTCACACCTTCGGTGAATAACGGAGTCATCAAGTTTGTCGTGTTCTTGGATGATCAGGGTAATACCCGATTGCGTTCAGGGCTGAAAGTGGATGTACACGTCACTCATGCCATGAAGGATGAGACGTTGCGTTTGCCAACAGGAGCTTATTACATGGGTCGGGGAGATTATGACCTGTGGGTTGTCAACGGAGGGCGGGTGGAAAAGAGAAAGGTTATGCTGGGCGAGAGTGGTTTCGAATACGTGGAGGTGTTGCAGGGGCTGACGGGCGGGGAGAAGGTTATTATCTCGGATATGGGAAGATACAGGGATAAGGAGGTACTGTATGTGAGGTGA
- a CDS encoding ABC transporter permease, producing MIGHVLKMLWQGRRKYAGVLMEQMLIFIILMISMAALFEAINKYREPGLLNTDNAMIFGYMLHGGGNGSLDDMRELGRGIDIVIEKLRKESFVEAITKSNGLAPYLRSDVYYDEMFADTVKVDGKSVGVIVKFADKEAERVFHPELEEGGWITDNVLEDGSRPAVVSRQLMDKLGWTEAMGKRLYMRGHTLIVVGISPGVKQNVFSDMPTTIIIPRDEEQLSAYEECCAKIKPGYEDEFHACFSKEYKRLGLAEKAVSFCYEMSGLKRGSMFEVVSGVAMRAIPTAFLLLFAFIGTFGLFWLNSKKRKVEFALRLVVGATKPRLINLVVMESLILSVLAALPGMVLFGFVYDWTGVNVAAIGMTLIVMVLFAVFSAWWPAYKVAQVNPVEAMREV from the coding sequence ATGATTGGTCATGTATTAAAGATGCTTTGGCAAGGACGAAGAAAATATGCCGGGGTTCTGATGGAGCAAATGCTGATATTCATCATTCTGATGATAAGTATGGCGGCTTTGTTTGAAGCGATAAACAAATACCGGGAACCCGGACTATTAAATACGGATAATGCGATGATTTTCGGGTACATGTTGCATGGTGGTGGTAATGGTAGTCTGGATGATATGCGGGAATTGGGACGGGGAATAGATATTGTTATCGAAAAATTGCGTAAGGAATCATTCGTGGAGGCGATCACGAAGAGTAACGGGTTGGCTCCTTATTTACGTTCTGATGTATATTATGACGAGATGTTTGCCGACACGGTTAAGGTGGATGGGAAATCCGTGGGAGTTATTGTAAAGTTTGCTGATAAAGAGGCCGAGAGAGTTTTTCATCCGGAGTTGGAAGAAGGAGGATGGATTACGGATAACGTGTTAGAAGATGGCTCTCGCCCGGCAGTCGTTAGTCGCCAGTTGATGGATAAGTTGGGGTGGACAGAGGCGATGGGGAAAAGATTGTACATGAGAGGACATACTTTGATTGTTGTGGGGATAAGTCCCGGTGTGAAACAGAATGTTTTTTCCGATATGCCGACGACGATAATCATTCCCAGAGATGAGGAACAATTATCTGCTTATGAGGAATGTTGTGCCAAGATTAAGCCGGGATACGAGGATGAGTTCCACGCTTGTTTTAGTAAGGAATATAAACGGTTGGGGTTGGCTGAAAAGGCGGTATCGTTTTGTTATGAAATGAGCGGATTGAAACGCGGATCGATGTTCGAGGTTGTTTCCGGTGTTGCCATGCGGGCTATTCCCACGGCTTTTTTGTTACTTTTTGCGTTTATCGGGACATTTGGTTTGTTTTGGTTAAATTCTAAAAAGCGGAAAGTGGAATTTGCCTTGCGTTTGGTGGTTGGAGCCACGAAGCCACGTTTGATTAATCTTGTGGTAATGGAAAGTTTAATTTTGAGTGTTTTGGCCGCTTTGCCGGGAATGGTGCTTTTCGGTTTTGTATATGACTGGACGGGAGTAAACGTGGCAGCTATCGGGATGACGTTGATCGTGATGGTTTTATTTGCAGTGTTTAGTGCTTGGTGGCCGGCTTATAAAGTGGCACAGGTGAATCCCGTGGAGGCGATGCGAGAAGTGTAA
- a CDS encoding ABC transporter permease, producing the protein MNRWKNYIIPAFYHIRHNLSFAIFYVLGTALAFVFIAIVLQLVYSVVGNEPPMENADRIVQIGSSRDIRGKTVYVSAEEIESLMNGISGYELYAVSHSEFVDVFGEHTFVSIPVNYVNADYWNVFQFEFLEGRAFSREEFEYKQAVAVVSKSIADILFKGESAVGKRIECQKVVYTITGVVRDVSVFTTGIYEKIWFSNKYNSFTPSGDHDYDVCVLFPQHVSVMTAKQGIARVLEDYYSRRGRKVEVTAEKVYTVKENLVNDIGIQLLFYGVPAVLLILLIIPAINIVTLNVANSVKQSEEMVIRRAIGASRLELFLQIIIENLILVVIGVFLGLLLFFPMVRMIEEVCINGVLEGTDALITRINYMVILGGILPMMFVFTLLTGGYSAYLAVKKNMAVVLKGGDR; encoded by the coding sequence ATGAACCGGTGGAAAAATTATATTATCCCGGCGTTCTACCATATCCGGCACAACTTATCGTTCGCAATTTTTTACGTGTTGGGTACGGCGTTGGCGTTCGTGTTTATTGCGATCGTGCTGCAACTCGTTTATTCTGTTGTTGGTAATGAGCCGCCGATGGAGAATGCGGACCGGATTGTTCAAATTGGAAGTTCTCGGGATATACGAGGTAAGACCGTGTATGTTTCTGCCGAAGAAATCGAAAGTTTAATGAATGGAATTTCGGGATATGAATTGTATGCTGTCAGTCACTCGGAGTTTGTGGATGTTTTTGGGGAGCATACGTTTGTTTCTATTCCTGTGAATTACGTGAATGCTGATTATTGGAATGTTTTCCAGTTTGAATTTTTGGAAGGACGTGCGTTTTCACGAGAAGAATTTGAGTATAAGCAGGCCGTTGCCGTGGTAAGCAAAAGTATTGCGGATATATTGTTCAAGGGGGAGAGTGCTGTGGGGAAAAGAATCGAGTGCCAGAAAGTTGTTTACACGATTACAGGGGTGGTGAGGGATGTTTCTGTTTTTACGACAGGTATATACGAAAAAATTTGGTTTTCGAATAAATATAATTCTTTTACACCCAGCGGGGATCATGATTATGATGTTTGTGTTTTGTTTCCACAGCATGTTTCCGTTATGACGGCTAAACAAGGAATTGCACGTGTGCTAGAGGATTATTATTCACGTCGGGGAAGAAAGGTTGAAGTTACCGCGGAAAAAGTATACACGGTAAAAGAAAATTTGGTGAATGATATCGGTATTCAATTACTGTTTTACGGGGTACCCGCTGTACTTTTGATTTTATTGATTATTCCGGCGATTAATATTGTGACGTTGAACGTGGCGAATTCTGTTAAACAATCCGAGGAAATGGTGATCAGGAGAGCCATTGGGGCTTCACGTTTGGAACTTTTCTTACAGATTATAATAGAGAATCTGATTCTTGTGGTTATCGGAGTGTTTTTGGGATTGTTGTTATTTTTCCCGATGGTGCGTATGATCGAGGAGGTTTGTATTAATGGAGTATTGGAGGGGACAGATGCTTTAATTACACGCATTAATTATATGGTTATATTGGGCGGAATTTTACCTATGATGTTTGTGTTTACTTTATTGACAGGTGGGTATTCTGCGTACTTGGCGGTAAAGAAAAATATGGCGGTAGTTTTGAAAGGAGGTGATAGATGA